Within the Gammaproteobacteria bacterium genome, the region ACTGGCCGGTAGTCTTACCCATGCCTTCGGCCAGTGGCGCGCCCAAGCTGGAAATTGGAATGATCTGAATAGTACTGTTCTGGTCGCCAGCGGAACGGGTGCTTTACTCTTGGAGATCGAAACTGCTGACGACTCGCTTGCTAGAGCGACAGCGGAGGATCAAGATGCAGCAGTAGATAATGCTCTTGCTTTAGTTATGCGTGCCCTTGCGATATGGGTAACGGCAGTCGCCCTGATTACCGTGGGTGGCTGGTTAAAATAACCAAGAACAAACCAAGATGAGACATAATCGGAAACGAGTAGAGCCATACGGCACGTGGCCGATATCCTTCTGCTTAAAGCAGATACAACAACCATTACCGATCGATACTAATGCCGAACCAACCAACACAGATTTTTGAAACATTCCCCAACCCGTCTCTCGGACGCGATTACACGATTCATATTCGGATTCCGGAGTTTACCTGTCTCTGCCCGAAGACTGGGCAACCAGATTTCGCCACGCTGTATTTAGATTACGTACCCGCTACATTTTGCGTGGAACTTAAATCCCTCAAAAATTATATTTGGTCCTATCGCAATCAAGGGACTTTTCACGAGGCAGTAACCAATCATATTTTAGATGATCTGGTAGCGGCGCTTGCGCCGAATTTCATGCGTCTACGTGCGGAATTCAATGTCCGTGGCGGTATCTATACCACAGTGGTTGCCGAATACCGGGCCACTCACTGGACACCACCAATGCTGGTGACGCTACCGTAATTCGTGAAGAGTTCTAACCGCCCATCGGTACCATGCGCCTTACTCCCGAGCAAATTCAATTAATAAAATCCATCGTATCCAGAATTATTGATGCGGAAAGCGAAGTATGGCTGTTTGGATCACGGGTTGACGATAGTGCATGTGGCGGAGATATCGATCTATTCATCGAGACCACCCACATTGTCTCCAACCGAGTAAGCACGCTGTGCCGACTGGAAGGCGCACTGGTTATTGGATTAGGCGATCGAAAGATTGATGTACTACTTAAAGATGCGCGCACGGTAGACGCCCCAATTTTTCACGTAGCCAAGCGCCAGGGGATATTGCTATGAGTTTGAGCTATTTGGCCGAATATGCGGATGCCGCACGGTACGCTCTCGTTCTTGCCAATCGAGAATTATCACGCCTACGCTACACCCACACCACCCTATACGCGGAAGCTATTAATCTTGAATGGGTTGAGGCACTAACCAAGCGAGAGGATCTCGCGGAGAAGATTGACGCATTTGTCGGTCGTTTTGGACGACTACAGGATCACCTTGGTGAGAAATTACTACCCGCATTTGCCAGGTTGGTGGGTGGACAGCCTAAATCACTGTTGGATGTTCTGACCTTTTCCGAGCGTATGGGGTGGGTCGAGAGTGCGGAGGAATTCATCAGCACGCGCAAACTCAGAAATCTGTTGGTGCATGAATATATGATCACACCCGATATCTTTCTTGAAGCGCTGCTCTCGGCAAAAGCGGCCACTGAATTACTTTTTCGTGTCGTCGCCAATATCAACAAGAGGCAGTAGCCTGCGGCGTTATTCCTTCTGAATAGCCCGCAGGGTCCTTCGTGTGGGTATAGGTAGAGTAAAAGCAAACAGGTTCATCGTTTGTCTACCTGGAACCAGCCTAATCGATGGAATATATGGAAAAAATCAACCAGATCGCGGAATTGTCTATTATTATCCCCACGTACAATGAAACCGCAAATATTATTCCAATCGTTGAGGCCATCAACAATGCGTTGCCGCAAGCGTGCTGGCAAATCATTTTCGTGGACGACGATTCCCCAGACGGTACTGCAGAGACCATTGGAAGGTTGGCCAAACGAGATTCACGGATTCGTCTGATTCACCGCATCGGCAGAAAAGGGCTGTCCTCTGCCGTAATTGAAGGCATGATGGCTAGCACCACTGAATATGTGGCGCTCATGGACGCGGATCTTCAACATGATGAAACCTTATTACCTACAATGCTGGATACGCTACGTAGTAATAACAGCGATCTAATTATCGCCAGTCGATATATGGAGACCGCTAGTACCGGTGAATTACCTATCTATCGTAGATCCCTGAGCGTCGCTGCGATACGGCTCACTGAATTATTCCTAAAGACACAACTCAGTGACCCGATGAGCGGCTTTTTTATGATCAGAAAAAGTTTATTGGAACGAGTGGTGCGTCAGTTGTATGGACGGGGTTTTAAATTATTGCTGGATATCTTCTCAGCTTGTTCTGCAAAAGGTATCTCGGTCCGGTATCTTGAACTACCATATACGATGCGCTCCCGAAAGTTTGGGGATAGCAAACTGGATATTGGTATTGGTTTTGATCTGTTATTCTTAATATGCTATCGATATTTTCTTGGGGTCATCCCGGTGCATTTCTTTGCATTCTCCTTGGTGGGATTGCTTGGGGTTGGGGTGAATATGGCCCTCCTTTGGTTCTTCCTGAAGGTCACTACTCTGGAATATACTTTTGCTTATGTGGCGGCCCTTTATATTACCATGACCAACAATTTTCTATTGAATAATCAGTTTACCTTTCGTACGCAACGGTTGCTGGGACGGCGGTTAATCAAAGGACTATTTGGTTTCTTTGCTGCTTGTTCTGTCGGAGCGATCGTATCCGTCGGGGTGAGTAGCTTGTTATTTGAAAAATTCAATCTTCCTTGGTGGTTAGCCGGTTTAAGCGGTATGCTGGTCAGTGCGTTCTGGAACTTCGCTAGTTCATCAACCTTTGTGTGGAATTCTCCCGATAAGAAAGGGTGAATTGTATAGGAAAATTCCTAATCTGCTGTGTAAATTTTATAAAGGTAGTCATGTTTTTCCATCGCATAGTCAACAAATTTCATATTATTTCCGTTGCGATATTTGCCACGCTGTTTTTGCTTTATGCGTATACCTCACCTAAGGTAATTGCGCTTTACGATGATGGAAATTTCATCCTCAGCAGTTACTTTCTGACTCCTGCCTATCCTCCGGGTTATCCCCTATATATTCTCCTCGCAAAATTGGCGACCTATGTTCCGGTTGGCGCTGTTGCGTACCGTGTTCATCTGTTAAGCGCACTATTTGGCGCATTGACTGGTGTGGCCCTTTGGCTGATTGTCAAGACGCTGACAGAAAACAAAAAAGTCGCCCTGATCGCTGCCTTGAGTTTTGGTGTTTCTCGCGTTTTTTGGTCAGAGTCGATTATCGCAAAATGTTACACTCTTAATAACTTTCTATTTTTTACCATGCTCTTGCTGGCCATTAGAATTCACCGAGACAGTAGCGGTGGCGCGGATATGGGCGATAAGAACCGAATTTTGATGACCATAGCGACCTTTTTCTTTCTCGGCGGGTTGGCGTTAAGCAACCACTGGCCTTTAACCGTATTGTATGGCATCGTCTTTCCCTATTTCTTTTGGGAGGTTAGATTTCTAATTCTTAAAAATCTTTTTTGGCTGTTACCATTGTTATTGATTGGTTTGTCACCCTATCTCTGGATGTGGTGGCGTGGACAGCAACCTCTGCCGATCAATATCGTTGGGTTATTGCCCTTTGAATCACTCGGCGATCTATTTTCTTACATTAGAAGAGATATCTTTGCGGATGTTGACAAGAACGAGGCGGCTACCGTCTCTGACAAGATTCAATTTATTGCTCTTTCCGTTCGGGAATGGAATTCCCAATATAGTTGGTTAGGCGTGCCATTAATTCTGCTTGGGTTAGATTACGCCTGGAAAAATTACGATCGAAGAATTGTGGCGAATCTTTTGGTGGGGTGCCTGGTTCCGCCAATTATTATGCTATGGAGAATTAACTTTACCTATGACTATTCGGAGGTAAATTTTTTTAAGTTTTATTTCGTGATTAGTTATGGTCTCGCTTCCTGGTGGTTTGCCACAGGAACTATTGTGGCAGTAGAATTCTTGGCTAGTAAGAAACACTGTCAGAGATCGGGAGCCCAGAGGGGGTGGGGCATGATTGGGGTGGGGATTGTTTTGGGCGTGGTATGGCTAAGTAATTTTACGATCAATGATCGGAGTCATTATAACTGGACGGAGAAATATACCCAGATCTTGCTTGAACTAATACCAGCGCATGCTCGAGTATTCATTAGCGGTCAGGA harbors:
- the queF gene encoding NADPH-dependent 7-cyano-7-deazaguanine reductase, whose protein sequence is MPNQPTQIFETFPNPSLGRDYTIHIRIPEFTCLCPKTGQPDFATLYLDYVPATFCVELKSLKNYIWSYRNQGTFHEAVTNHILDDLVAALAPNFMRLRAEFNVRGGIYTTVVAEYRATHWTPPMLVTLP
- a CDS encoding DNA polymerase beta, with product MRLTPEQIQLIKSIVSRIIDAESEVWLFGSRVDDSACGGDIDLFIETTHIVSNRVSTLCRLEGALVIGLGDRKIDVLLKDARTVDAPIFHVAKRQGILL
- a CDS encoding conserved hypothetical protein (Evidence 4 : Unknown function but conserved in other organisms), with the translated sequence MSLSYLAEYADAARYALVLANRELSRLRYTHTTLYAEAINLEWVEALTKREDLAEKIDAFVGRFGRLQDHLGEKLLPAFARLVGGQPKSLLDVLTFSERMGWVESAEEFISTRKLRNLLVHEYMITPDIFLEALLSAKAATELLFRVVANINKRQ
- a CDS encoding dolichol-phosphate mannosyltransferase — its product is MEYMEKINQIAELSIIIPTYNETANIIPIVEAINNALPQACWQIIFVDDDSPDGTAETIGRLAKRDSRIRLIHRIGRKGLSSAVIEGMMASTTEYVALMDADLQHDETLLPTMLDTLRSNNSDLIIASRYMETASTGELPIYRRSLSVAAIRLTELFLKTQLSDPMSGFFMIRKSLLERVVRQLYGRGFKLLLDIFSACSAKGISVRYLELPYTMRSRKFGDSKLDIGIGFDLLFLICYRYFLGVIPVHFFAFSLVGLLGVGVNMALLWFFLKVTTLEYTFAYVAALYITMTNNFLLNNQFTFRTQRLLGRRLIKGLFGFFAACSVGAIVSVGVSSLLFEKFNLPWWLAGLSGMLVSAFWNFASSSTFVWNSPDKKG
- a CDS encoding putative DUF2723 domain-containing protein (Evidence 3 : Putative function from multiple computational evidences) is translated as MFFHRIVNKFHIISVAIFATLFLLYAYTSPKVIALYDDGNFILSSYFLTPAYPPGYPLYILLAKLATYVPVGAVAYRVHLLSALFGALTGVALWLIVKTLTENKKVALIAALSFGVSRVFWSESIIAKCYTLNNFLFFTMLLLAIRIHRDSSGGADMGDKNRILMTIATFFFLGGLALSNHWPLTVLYGIVFPYFFWEVRFLILKNLFWLLPLLLIGLSPYLWMWWRGQQPLPINIVGLLPFESLGDLFSYIRRDIFADVDKNEAATVSDKIQFIALSVREWNSQYSWLGVPLILLGLDYAWKNYDRRIVANLLVGCLVPPIIMLWRINFTYDYSEVNFFKFYFVISYGLASWWFATGTIVAVEFLASKKHCQRSGAQRGWGMIGVGIVLGVVWLSNFTINDRSHYNWTEKYTQILLELIPAHARVFISGQETPLLGYYHFIEQLRPDLTLYDDTNFFNNLPFGREIKKEISRGGGISGDKIAKNQTAIRERLASFIDSSGGAPVIMVTSSEMNDLLDQVNPTFGLLSQLVTDPNHKHFAATIFDERHLMAIEDLINYPQAITDPWTIIERSRMIRIYNYLAVCLNLQEKHQIAMPAEDRIAPLFAKLGSVEGYVMCHNDLNAAAKILESAQPFLTSDIDKFTLAEYYKYRGEIQSIRFGINPQAIQDLSNAVAIYPFPKNLALQQLLKIYASSGDAIKFHKTADRYLKGNHPAWYADLEVLLYQNQRVPDTKDIAKHPH